From a single Anomaloglossus baeobatrachus isolate aAnoBae1 chromosome 4, aAnoBae1.hap1, whole genome shotgun sequence genomic region:
- the LOC142303813 gene encoding immunoglobulin superfamily containing leucine-rich repeat protein 2-like: MGTLLFLYIAVSLLRTTFSCPDACSCVDKYNQQFADCTYKKLQKVPTGFPSNVTTLSLSANKISSLKKSNFIGVPQVTSLWLAHNDISSVERGTLATLVNLKNLDISHNQLVEFPWVDLSSLPSLQLLKMNNNRMVNLPMDAFDNLKDLRSLRINNNQFTIIREGTFKPLVSLLHIQIYNNPFHCTCSLMWLKKWIEEAQITIAEKDLIVCGTPEELQGKTLSKIPDLQCEAPNVQLSYHPNLDSTELYDGFTLTLHCLVSGNPKPAIQWKVRNSTQETEIKLPSDVAKAELNGNFLVYQNGTLVIPHLSKKLEGAYTCIATNELGSSQNSVNVSVAGSQKYPKKVEDPGAGKMPTDTKKTTGKELGNSVLKVDNPGEKLNPLETTSNADTEIKKINTLENTDSNEKKCGPSVGGLHVSNHAFNESSNLKPHVFDLGVIALDVSEKDAKVQITPYNTHSGKQNLKMLYLCQESPKGYSLVQWSEIEDRVNSYWFQGLTPGTNYSVCLTYKGEDCQVQVVFTTKKEVPSLIIIVIVSIFLLGLATIPLVGATCCHLLSKYHGKNYKLIMKTHKQDPMEKHMAADFDPRSSYVESEKNFDPSETGVEGEAEAETQPAEEEVEKEVEENVVDDALPSSQSKTNQEDFEVGSEYSDKLPLGAEAVTISEEINGNYKEPAR, translated from the coding sequence ATGGGTACACTCCTCTTCCTTTATATTGCTGTGTCTCTTCTGAGGACAActttcagctgccctgatgcatgctCCTGCGTGGACAAATACAATCAACAATTTGCCGATTGCACCTACAAGAAGCTCCAAAAGGTCCCAACTGGATTCCCTTCCAATGTCACCACCTTAAGTCTTTCAGCCAACAAAATCAGCTCTTTAAAGAAATCAAATTTTATTGGTGTGCCTCAGGTGACATCACTGTGGTTAGCTCATAATGATATCAGCTCAGTTGAAAGGGGTACTTTAGCAACGTTGGTGAATCTTAAGAATCTAGATATTAGTCATAACCAACTAGTGGAATTCCCATGGGTGGATCTGTCCAGCCtcccttcccttcagctgctaaaaaTGAACAACAACCGTATGGTCAACCTACCAATGGATGCCTTTGATAATTTAAAAGATCTTAGGTCACTCCGAATAAATAATAATCAGTTCACTATTATTCGGGAAGGAACCTTCAAACCTCTTGTTTCTCTTCTTCACATTCAAATCTACAATAATCCATTCCACTGTACTTGCTCACTCATGTGGCTGAAAAAATGGATAGAAGAAGCTCAAATTACTATAGCAGAGAAGGACTTGATAGTATGTGGCACCCCCGAAGAGCTCCAAGGGAAAACACTTAGTAAAATTCCAGATTTGCAATGTGAGGCCCCTAATGTGCAACTAAGCTACCACCCTAATCTTGATAGCACAGAGTTATATGATGGATTTACTCTCACTTTGCACTGTTTGGTCAGTGGCAATCCCAAGCCAGCAATCCAGTGGAAAGTTCGCAATTCAACCCAAGAGACAGAAATTAAACTGCCCAGTGATGTTGCCAAAGCAGAGTTAAATGGAAATTTTCTGGTTTATCAAAATGGTACACTGGTTATTCCTCACCTTAGCAAGAAATTAGAAGGGGCATATACTTGTATAGCCACAAATGAGTTGGGAAGTAGCCAGAATTCGGTCAACGTCTCTGTTGCAGGCAGTCAAAAATATCCCAAGAAGGTTGAGGATCCAGGTGCAGGAAAGATGCCTACAGACACAAAGAAAACAACAGGTAAAGAATTAGGAAACAGTGTTCTTAAAGTAGATAATCCAGGGGAAAAATTAAATCCTTTAGAAACAACATCAAATGCTGATACTGAGATTAAGAAGATAAATACCTTAGAAAATACAGACTCAAATGAAAAGAAATGTGGACCTAGTGTAGGAGGCCTACATGTTTCCAACCATGCATTCAATGAAAGTAGCAACTTGAAACCTCATGTTTTTGATCTAGGAGTGATAGCACTTGATGTATCAGAGAAAGATGCAAAGGTGCAAATAACTCCATATAATACACATTCTGGAAAACAGAATCTAAAGATGCTATACCTCTGCCAGGAAAGTCCGAAAGGTTATTCTTTGGTTCAGTGGTCTGAAATTGAGGATCGAGTAAACTCCTATTGGTTTCAAGGGCTAACACCTGGCACCAACTATTCTGTATGCTTAACATACAAAGGAGAAGACTGTCAAGTGCAGGTGGTTTTTACCACTAAGAAGGAAGTTCCCTCTTTAATCATTATTGTTATAGTGAGCATTTTCCTTCTGGGTttggccaccattcctttagtgggaGCTACATGTTGTCATCTGCTTTCTAAATATCATGGCaaaaattataaattaataatgAAAACCCACAAACAAGATCCAATGGAGAAGCACATGGCTGCTGATTTTGACCCCAGATCATCTTATGTAGAGTCTGAAAAGAATTTTGACCCTAGTGAAACTGGTGTAGaaggagaagcagaggcagaaacACAACCTGCAGAAGAAGAGGTTGAGAAGGAGGTTGAAGAAAATGTAGTAGATGATGCTCTTCCAAGCTCCCAATCCAAAACCAACCAGGAAGATTTTGAGGTGGGATCTGAGTACAGTGATAAGCTTCCTTTGGGAGCTGAGGCTGTGACCATCTCTGAGGAAATTAACGGTAACTACAAAGAACCTGCCCGCTGA